A genomic region of Bernardetia sp. ABR2-2B contains the following coding sequences:
- a CDS encoding ATP-binding protein has translation MLQNTEEGTGIYNFAPCGLFQTSGNEIIQKVNSTLLNWLGYTQEEVLKKKKWTDFLTMGSKIYHNTHFTPLLNMQDKIEEINFEMRKKNGEKLSVLVNAHLTRKENDSLKVIYYSVYRFTQRKQYEIELLKAKEKIKTQNEELTASQEELKMNVEEMQVIQNTLSEQNAELEKTLHTLVETQDQLIQSEKMASLGQLVANIAHEINTPLGAIRSSAVSIENTLIKVLPSLFSLLKKLDDTTLQNFNEFVQVSSEKISNLSSREKRAIKYELIEELEALKIQNAEQYANWIVDMNMYDEKDLFLLLAKHQNAKEVFHAAYQLSTIVRSNITVKTATDRAAKIIFALKNYARQDQTGEKSTVNINESLETTLTLYHNQIKHGIDVTRDFGEIPEFMGYPDELVQVWTNIIHNAIQAMKNKGRLFIQTTVEENKALICIQDTGGGIPNEIQDKVFDAFFTTKGVGEGSGLGLDITKKIIEKHNGKIWFDSLDGVGTTFFIEIPFINN, from the coding sequence ATGTTACAAAATACCGAAGAGGGGACAGGAATATATAACTTTGCCCCTTGTGGACTTTTTCAAACCTCTGGAAATGAGATAATACAAAAGGTCAATTCAACACTCTTGAATTGGCTCGGTTATACGCAGGAAGAGGTGTTGAAGAAAAAAAAATGGACTGATTTCTTGACTATGGGTAGTAAGATTTATCATAATACTCACTTTACCCCTTTGCTCAATATGCAAGACAAAATAGAGGAGATAAACTTTGAGATGCGTAAAAAAAATGGAGAAAAACTTTCTGTGTTAGTAAATGCACACCTAACTAGAAAAGAAAACGACTCTTTAAAGGTTATTTATTATTCAGTTTATCGCTTCACGCAGCGCAAACAGTATGAAATAGAATTATTAAAAGCAAAAGAAAAAATAAAGACTCAAAATGAAGAACTGACTGCATCACAAGAAGAATTAAAAATGAATGTTGAGGAAATGCAAGTCATACAAAATACTTTATCAGAACAAAATGCAGAGCTAGAAAAAACGCTACATACTTTGGTCGAAACTCAAGATCAACTTATTCAGTCAGAAAAAATGGCTAGTTTGGGGCAGCTTGTTGCCAATATTGCACACGAAATCAATACTCCTTTGGGCGCAATTCGTTCTTCTGCTGTCAGTATTGAAAATACCTTGATAAAAGTCCTTCCTTCTCTTTTTTCTTTATTGAAAAAATTAGATGATACAACTCTTCAAAACTTCAATGAGTTTGTGCAAGTATCTTCTGAAAAAATAAGTAATCTCTCTAGCCGAGAAAAACGTGCAATAAAATATGAGTTGATAGAAGAATTAGAAGCACTCAAAATTCAAAATGCAGAGCAATACGCCAACTGGATTGTAGATATGAATATGTATGATGAAAAAGATTTATTTCTACTTCTTGCCAAACATCAAAATGCAAAAGAAGTTTTTCATGCTGCCTACCAACTTTCTACTATTGTGCGAAGTAATATAACAGTCAAAACAGCTACGGATAGAGCAGCCAAAATTATCTTTGCGCTTAAAAACTATGCTCGTCAAGACCAAACAGGCGAAAAGTCTACGGTCAATATCAATGAGAGCCTAGAAACAACGCTTACACTCTATCACAACCAAATCAAGCACGGAATTGATGTTACTAGAGATTTTGGAGAAATTCCAGAGTTTATGGGTTACCCAGACGAACTGGTACAGGTTTGGACAAACATTATTCATAATGCCATTCAAGCCATGAAAAATAAAGGTCGTTTGTTTATTCAGACAACTGTAGAAGAGAATAAAGCGTTAATCTGTATCCAAGACACAGGTGGAGGAATCCCCAACGAAATACAAGACAAAGTTTTTGATGCTTTCTTTACAACTAAAGGAGTAGGCGAAGGAAGTGGCTTAGGTTTAGATATTACCAAAAAAATTATAGAAAAACACAATGGAAAAATATGGTTTGATTCTTTAGATGGGGTCGGAACTACATTTTTTATTGAAATTCCTTTTATAAACAATTAA
- a CDS encoding ATP-binding protein, with protein MSFLKGMIEIGFQHTESPQQRRATKVTNIIGWLLITLCVLFLFLMLTVLTSNIEQGLPTLMIFLTQGILTIILNHFGKLLLSKAFFVIVINIVIFYSINSSQLETLNIVSYFILVPIAALLFTTKEKVWRVVFCVLPFVFYLISEFTDFHAFPTNVVSQEELKMVRVISLSFNMILLWAIMYSFTSDSERSEKELQESITELQKTRASLEVQEELIESKKEIEAANEELRASEEELKQNLEELQATQELLQSQKKNIESAFDELQSTQKQLIQSEKMASLGQLVANIAHEINTPLGAIRSSADSIEVILSETLPNFSDFTKKLDENILSNFNQFVSLAIQKTDTLTRKEKRKIKYALIEEFEQMELEEDELYADLIVDMNMYEEKELFMNLLQSDNSETTKKEIFDTAYKLSTVIRSNQTIKEATSRAAKTVFALKNFARQDHTEEKIEVNLNQTLETTLTLYHNQIKQGVDVERHYDEISNFLGYPDELMQVWTNLIHNAIQAMKNKGQLYVSTKKKESSILVSIKDTGGGIPKEIQDKIFDAFFTTKVVGEGSGLGLDITKKIIEKHDGKIWFETEEGIGTTFFVEIPIN; from the coding sequence ATGAGCTTTTTAAAAGGCATGATAGAAATTGGCTTTCAACATACTGAGAGCCCTCAACAAAGAAGAGCAACAAAAGTAACAAATATAATAGGTTGGCTTTTAATAACACTATGTGTTTTGTTTCTTTTCTTAATGCTTACTGTTCTTACTTCTAATATAGAACAAGGCTTACCTACTCTGATGATTTTTTTGACGCAAGGTATCTTGACTATCATTCTCAACCATTTTGGTAAGCTACTACTCAGCAAGGCTTTTTTTGTGATTGTAATAAACATAGTCATATTTTATAGTATAAATTCCTCACAGTTAGAAACCTTAAATATTGTAAGCTATTTTATACTCGTACCTATTGCAGCCCTTTTATTTACTACAAAAGAAAAGGTTTGGCGTGTTGTTTTTTGTGTACTTCCTTTTGTGTTTTACCTTATTTCAGAGTTTACAGACTTTCATGCCTTTCCTACTAATGTAGTTAGTCAAGAAGAACTCAAAATGGTAAGAGTAATATCACTAAGCTTCAATATGATTCTTCTTTGGGCGATTATGTATTCTTTCACTTCTGATTCAGAAAGAAGCGAGAAAGAACTACAAGAAAGTATAACTGAACTCCAAAAAACACGAGCTAGTTTGGAGGTACAAGAAGAACTTATAGAATCAAAAAAGGAAATTGAAGCTGCCAATGAAGAACTAAGAGCCTCCGAAGAAGAACTAAAGCAAAACTTAGAGGAATTACAAGCTACACAAGAACTATTACAAAGTCAGAAAAAGAATATAGAAAGTGCCTTTGATGAACTTCAATCTACTCAAAAGCAGCTTATTCAGTCTGAAAAAATGGCGAGTTTGGGACAGCTTGTTGCCAACATTGCCCATGAGATAAATACACCTTTGGGAGCAATTCGTTCGTCTGCTGATAGTATTGAAGTTATTTTATCAGAAACACTACCTAATTTTTCTGATTTTACTAAGAAGCTAGATGAAAATATACTATCTAATTTTAATCAGTTTGTGTCTTTGGCAATTCAAAAAACAGATACACTCACACGAAAAGAAAAGCGTAAAATAAAATATGCTTTGATAGAAGAATTTGAGCAAATGGAACTGGAAGAAGATGAGTTGTATGCCGATTTGATTGTAGATATGAATATGTATGAAGAAAAAGAACTCTTTATGAATCTTCTTCAATCTGATAACTCAGAAACAACTAAAAAAGAAATATTTGATACAGCTTACAAGTTATCTACCGTTATTAGAAGCAATCAAACCATAAAAGAAGCCACCAGCCGAGCAGCCAAAACAGTTTTTGCATTAAAGAATTTTGCTCGTCAAGACCATACAGAAGAAAAAATAGAGGTCAATCTAAATCAAACACTAGAAACAACACTTACACTCTATCACAATCAAATCAAACAGGGAGTAGATGTAGAAAGACACTATGATGAGATTTCCAATTTTTTGGGTTATCCAGATGAACTGATGCAAGTTTGGACAAACCTTATTCATAATGCTATCCAAGCAATGAAAAATAAGGGACAGCTTTATGTTTCTACTAAAAAGAAAGAAAGTAGTATTTTGGTTTCTATCAAAGATACAGGAGGAGGAATTCCAAAAGAAATTCAAGATAAAATATTTGATGCTTTCTTTACTACTAAAGTGGTAGGTGAAGGAAGTGGCTTAGGATTAGATATTACAAAGAAAATTATAGAAAAACACGATGGCAAAATTTGGTTTGAAACTGAAGAGGGAATTGGAACTACGTTTTTTGTAGAAATTCCAATTAACTAG
- a CDS encoding response regulator has protein sequence MSKKNRAILCVDDDPMILMSLKLQLTQSFDGQFVIETAESGEEALELIEFLVDRDIDTLLIISDWLMPKMKGDELLVHVKNKFPKVAQIMLSGQAENEAVENAFKNSNLKYFISKPWNKTDLLKKVNEALQN, from the coding sequence ATGAGCAAAAAAAATAGAGCAATCTTGTGTGTGGATGATGATCCAATGATACTTATGAGTTTGAAACTGCAACTTACTCAGAGCTTTGATGGGCAGTTTGTCATCGAAACGGCTGAAAGTGGTGAGGAAGCATTAGAACTTATAGAGTTTTTGGTAGATAGAGACATTGATACGCTTCTTATTATTAGTGACTGGCTAATGCCAAAGATGAAAGGTGATGAGCTTTTGGTTCATGTTAAAAACAAGTTTCCAAAAGTAGCTCAAATTATGCTTTCTGGACAAGCTGAAAATGAGGCTGTCGAAAATGCCTTCAAAAACTCAAACCTAAAATATTTTATTTCTAAACCTTGGAATAAAACAGACTTGCTCAAAAAAGTAAACGAAGCATTACAAAATTAA
- a CDS encoding ATP-binding protein, with translation MNSTKELYRNRAIQLFIFSFILTTIAFAFIGMMFWNHYESSKKITEQIVEVENIEGEILLYDEMLTMSARMYTSTANTMWEERYNQTVPLLDSALLHAEKVAPKAFEKAIQKTDKANQALIQKETKAFELTKEGNKELAYSIISDVSYQEYKKTYASGMQELTQAMKEEVVKLQQKNENRATLASTITLIIVPFLLFVWYNTLRLIRKYITTQSQLQLEITKQNEGLEQKVIARTSEIQEKNEELQASEEELRQNLEELQTTQEQLQNQKEEIENAYKQLQSTQQQLIQSEKMASLGQLVANIAHEINTPLGAIRSSADSIETILLKTLSDFSDFIKKLDTQTLSYFDEFVALSTQKIDIFSSKQKRRAKYALIDKLEELEIENDEFYADVIMEMNMQDEKELFMKLLQSNNSEELKTEVFDTALRLSNIIKSNQTIKEATNRAAKTVFALKNFARQDHSEEKTEVNLNQTLETTLTLYYNQTKVGIDVIRNLEEMPSFLGYPDELMQVWTNLIHNAIQAMKGKGELSIATQNKQDKVVVSIQDTGGGIPIEIQDKIFDAFFTTKVVGEGSGLGLDITRKIIEKHNGKIWFETQEGVGTTFFVEIPIQIESKIKK, from the coding sequence ATGAATAGCACAAAAGAACTTTATCGTAATAGAGCGATACAACTTTTTATTTTTTCGTTTATTCTGACCACTATCGCTTTTGCTTTTATTGGTATGATGTTTTGGAATCATTACGAGTCTAGCAAAAAAATAACAGAGCAAATAGTAGAAGTAGAAAATATAGAAGGTGAGATACTTCTCTACGATGAAATGCTGACTATGTCTGCTCGTATGTACACCTCTACGGCAAATACAATGTGGGAGGAAAGGTATAACCAAACTGTTCCTCTCTTGGATTCTGCTCTGCTTCATGCTGAAAAAGTAGCTCCAAAAGCCTTCGAAAAAGCTATTCAAAAAACAGATAAAGCCAATCAAGCACTTATTCAAAAAGAAACAAAGGCTTTCGAACTTACAAAAGAAGGAAATAAAGAACTTGCTTATTCTATCATTTCAGATGTTTCTTATCAAGAGTATAAGAAAACCTATGCAAGTGGAATGCAAGAGCTAACACAAGCTATGAAGGAAGAGGTAGTCAAGCTACAACAAAAAAATGAAAATAGAGCAACACTTGCCAGCACTATTACACTCATTATTGTTCCTTTTTTACTTTTCGTATGGTACAATACACTCAGACTTATCAGAAAATACATCACTACACAAAGTCAGTTACAATTAGAAATAACAAAACAAAATGAAGGGTTAGAACAAAAAGTAATTGCTAGAACGTCAGAAATTCAAGAAAAAAATGAAGAGCTGCAAGCCTCCGAAGAAGAGCTAAGGCAAAATTTGGAAGAATTACAAACGACACAAGAGCAGTTGCAAAATCAAAAAGAAGAAATAGAAAATGCTTACAAACAATTACAATCGACTCAACAGCAGCTTATTCAATCCGAAAAAATGGCGAGTTTGGGACAGCTTGTTGCTAATATTGCACACGAAATAAATACACCTTTGGGAGCAATTCGTTCCTCGGCAGATAGTATAGAAACTATTTTACTCAAAACGCTTTCTGATTTTTCTGATTTTATTAAAAAATTAGACACCCAAACACTTTCTTATTTTGATGAATTTGTGGCTCTTTCTACTCAAAAAATAGATATATTCTCCAGCAAACAAAAAAGACGAGCAAAATATGCTTTGATAGATAAACTAGAAGAGTTAGAAATAGAAAATGATGAGTTCTATGCTGATGTAATTATGGAAATGAACATGCAAGATGAAAAAGAACTATTCATGAAATTGCTTCAATCCAATAATTCAGAAGAACTCAAAACAGAAGTTTTTGATACAGCCTTACGTTTGTCTAATATCATAAAAAGCAACCAAACCATAAAAGAAGCTACCAACCGAGCAGCCAAAACTGTTTTTGCTCTTAAAAACTTTGCTCGTCAAGACCATTCAGAAGAAAAAACAGAGGTAAACCTAAATCAAACATTAGAAACCACCCTTACACTTTATTATAACCAAACTAAAGTAGGTATTGATGTAATACGAAACCTTGAAGAAATGCCTAGTTTTTTGGGCTATCCAGATGAACTCATGCAAGTCTGGACAAACCTTATTCATAATGCCATTCAAGCAATGAAAGGAAAAGGAGAGTTGAGTATTGCTACTCAAAATAAGCAAGACAAAGTAGTAGTTTCTATACAAGATACAGGAGGAGGCATTCCGATAGAAATTCAAGATAAAATATTTGATGCTTTCTTTACTACTAAAGTAGTAGGTGAAGGAAGTGGTTTAGGTTTAGATATTACACGGAAAATTATAGAAAAACATAATGGAAAGATTTGGTTTGAAACTCAAGAAGGAGTTGGAACTACTTTTTTTGTAGAAATTCCTATTCAAATTGAATCAAAAATAAAGAAATAA
- a CDS encoding PAS domain S-box protein, which produces MSDTINKKVLQTTSYLQYGYITAISMIAIALIVSQFVVQGFLKNQQDDAKVINISGRQRMLSQKITKEALVVSNQNTEENRKQLQKTFELFEESHLNLTQKSNSLNFTSQYQLSDSINSFYEEITPLYNQIKEGVEALIKNNDTLQSNNGLSRTLTAEKKFLPLMNRIVFAYESEAKQKLKQLKNIELGIVIFSLLILVLEALFIFRPIVKYTKESIYQTLESNKELATTNEELTSTEEELKQNIEELETIQGNLVKAQAEQQNFVRLVEHVDSFIAITDLEGNLQYLNKAGQKMSGFDDDYKGKTISVFHNEEISKRAKEVIIPTIMQKGEWKGEHQFQNHITNEIFDTLANVFLLKDPHTEEPIARAIVQADITERKKREEHNILLQTLINNTSDAVQVSDTEGKFVYMNEVGLNRLGLQGEDITNYTTADVESMFKEEGIWQKHVEEVKAVDTFIVKSTNINKTTGREFPVEVSIKYTEINGKGFMVAVSRDVTEQHKREQEIQYQNEKLQTSEEKLKQNIEQLQTTKEELEKQKIKVERQSAYQKAILDNAALMVIATDTNGIITSFNPAAENTLGYSAQDVIGVESPALFHDIGEVVQQAEELSQEFNEKIEVGFDVFIYRTLKDLPNMYEWTYVKKNQEKITVNLTISAIRQNEEIIGFLGIAEDITERKKNEIKIEKHARELESMHKHLTHVQELLETSNQVAQIGVWELNLNDYTTKWDSILKKIHEVDDNFISDAQSGILFYKKGYSRDRITKVFTKALEKGVPFDEELEIITAKGKEKWVRAIGIPTLKDGKCTEMYGTFQDITQRKQSEIKVNSSNKRLQNLIENVGDLVFLLDKDFIFKEYYALSSKDLVVQPEHFLGNKVTEVGFPNETLQIILAALRKSINEKEKSTTEYKFDLPHGTQWFSLITSPILNNDNEVEELLCVSRNITYIKQTEIEVQEQNIKLAEQKEEVEKSLLDLQTTQQQLIQSEKMASLGQLVANIAHEINTPLGAIRSSANSIETLLLQALPTLPAFSKNLDEATLSIFNDFLTQSIQKTDTLTRKEKRKIKYALIEDFEELELGNNEYYADLVVDMNMYEEKELLMNLLQSDNSETTKKEIFDMAYQLSAIIRSNRTITVATKRAAKTVFALKNYARQDHSEEKTEVNLKQTLETTLTLYRNQIKQGVDVERDYDEISNFLGYPDELMQVWTNLIHNGIQAMKGKGKLIVSTQKQENKVVVSIQDTGTGIPKNIQDKVFDAFFTTKPIGEGSGLGLDITKKIIEKHDGKIWFETEEGVGTTFFVEIPIKIN; this is translated from the coding sequence ATGTCTGACACCATCAATAAAAAAGTATTACAAACTACTTCTTATTTACAATATGGCTATATTACAGCAATTAGTATGATTGCCATAGCTCTTATTGTGAGCCAGTTTGTTGTACAAGGATTTCTCAAAAATCAACAAGATGATGCCAAGGTTATCAATATTTCTGGGAGGCAACGTATGCTTAGTCAGAAGATAACAAAGGAAGCCCTCGTAGTTTCTAATCAAAATACAGAAGAAAATCGTAAGCAATTACAAAAAACATTTGAGTTATTCGAAGAGTCGCATCTCAACCTCACTCAAAAATCTAACTCGCTCAACTTTACTTCTCAGTATCAACTTTCTGATAGTATAAATTCTTTTTATGAAGAAATAACGCCACTTTACAATCAAATCAAAGAAGGAGTAGAGGCTTTAATAAAAAATAATGATACACTACAAAGTAATAACGGTTTGAGTAGAACACTGACTGCTGAAAAAAAGTTTTTACCTCTTATGAATCGAATTGTTTTTGCTTATGAAAGTGAGGCAAAACAAAAGCTGAAACAGCTAAAAAACATAGAGTTAGGAATTGTTATTTTCTCATTACTGATTCTAGTGTTGGAAGCTCTGTTTATTTTTCGTCCAATTGTGAAATACACTAAAGAATCAATTTATCAGACCCTAGAATCAAATAAAGAACTTGCTACAACCAATGAAGAATTAACATCAACAGAAGAAGAACTCAAACAGAATATAGAAGAACTAGAAACAATACAAGGTAATCTAGTAAAAGCACAAGCCGAACAACAAAATTTTGTTCGTTTGGTAGAGCATGTAGATTCTTTTATTGCCATTACAGATTTAGAGGGCAACCTACAGTACCTCAATAAGGCAGGGCAAAAAATGTCTGGTTTTGATGACGATTATAAAGGTAAAACTATATCTGTATTTCATAATGAAGAGATTAGCAAAAGAGCGAAAGAGGTAATTATTCCTACTATTATGCAAAAGGGCGAATGGAAAGGAGAACATCAATTTCAAAACCATATTACTAATGAAATATTTGATACCCTTGCTAATGTTTTTCTATTAAAAGACCCACATACAGAAGAGCCTATTGCTAGAGCAATCGTTCAAGCAGATATTACAGAACGTAAAAAAAGAGAAGAACACAACATTTTATTACAAACGCTGATTAATAATACTTCAGATGCCGTGCAAGTTTCTGATACAGAAGGAAAGTTTGTGTATATGAATGAAGTAGGACTAAATCGTTTGGGACTGCAAGGAGAGGATATTACCAACTATACCACTGCAGATGTAGAATCTATGTTTAAGGAGGAAGGCATTTGGCAAAAACACGTAGAGGAAGTAAAAGCCGTGGATACATTTATTGTAAAAAGTACCAATATTAATAAAACAACAGGAAGAGAGTTTCCAGTAGAAGTTTCTATTAAATACACAGAAATTAATGGAAAAGGTTTTATGGTGGCTGTTTCTAGAGATGTAACCGAGCAGCACAAAAGAGAACAAGAAATTCAGTATCAAAATGAAAAATTACAAACCTCTGAAGAAAAACTCAAACAAAATATAGAACAACTACAAACCACAAAAGAAGAGTTAGAAAAACAAAAAATAAAGGTAGAAAGACAAAGTGCTTATCAAAAAGCAATTTTAGATAATGCAGCTCTTATGGTCATTGCTACAGATACAAATGGAATCATTACTTCTTTTAATCCTGCTGCTGAAAATACATTAGGATATTCAGCTCAAGATGTAATTGGTGTAGAATCTCCTGCTTTATTTCATGATATAGGTGAAGTTGTCCAACAAGCAGAAGAGCTAAGTCAAGAATTTAATGAAAAAATTGAAGTAGGTTTTGATGTGTTTATCTATAGAACTCTAAAAGACTTACCAAATATGTATGAATGGACATACGTCAAAAAAAATCAAGAAAAAATTACTGTTAATTTGACAATTAGTGCTATTCGCCAAAATGAAGAAATAATTGGTTTCTTAGGAATTGCTGAAGATATTACAGAAAGAAAAAAGAATGAGATAAAGATAGAAAAACATGCTAGAGAGTTGGAGAGTATGCACAAACATCTTACACATGTCCAAGAGCTACTAGAGACTTCTAATCAAGTAGCTCAAATAGGTGTATGGGAGCTAAACTTAAACGACTACACAACAAAGTGGGATAGCATACTAAAAAAAATACATGAAGTAGATGACAACTTTATTTCTGATGCTCAGAGTGGAATCCTTTTTTATAAAAAAGGGTATAGCAGAGACAGAATAACAAAAGTGTTTACAAAAGCCTTAGAAAAAGGAGTTCCTTTTGATGAAGAGCTTGAAATTATTACAGCAAAAGGAAAGGAGAAGTGGGTAAGAGCCATTGGAATACCAACGCTCAAAGATGGTAAGTGTACAGAAATGTATGGTACATTTCAAGACATTACGCAAAGAAAGCAGAGTGAAATAAAAGTAAACTCTAGTAATAAAAGATTACAAAATCTTATTGAAAATGTAGGTGATTTGGTATTTCTATTGGATAAGGACTTCATCTTTAAAGAATATTATGCTTTATCAAGCAAAGATTTGGTAGTGCAACCTGAGCATTTTTTAGGTAATAAAGTAACAGAAGTTGGCTTTCCTAATGAGACACTTCAAATCATCCTTGCTGCTTTACGAAAGTCTATAAATGAGAAAGAAAAATCAACTACTGAGTACAAATTTGATTTGCCACATGGAACACAATGGTTTAGTTTAATTACTTCTCCTATTCTAAATAATGATAATGAAGTTGAAGAGCTTTTGTGTGTAAGTCGTAATATTACCTATATCAAACAAACTGAAATTGAAGTTCAAGAACAGAATATTAAACTTGCTGAACAAAAAGAAGAAGTTGAGAAGTCATTACTAGACCTTCAAACTACTCAACAGCAACTCATTCAATCCGAAAAAATGGCGAGTTTGGGGCAGCTTGTAGCTAATATTGCTCACGAAATAAATACACCCTTGGGAGCTATTCGTTCTTCGGCAAATAGTATCGAAACACTCTTATTACAAGCCTTACCTACTCTTCCTGCTTTTAGCAAAAATCTTGATGAAGCAACACTTTCTATTTTTAATGATTTTTTAACGCAATCAATTCAAAAAACAGATACACTCACACGAAAAGAAAAGCGTAAAATAAAATATGCTTTGATAGAAGACTTTGAAGAATTAGAATTGGGAAATAATGAATATTATGCTGACTTGGTTGTAGATATGAATATGTATGAAGAAAAAGAACTTTTAATGAACCTTCTTCAATCTGATAACTCAGAAACTACCAAAAAAGAAATTTTTGATATGGCTTATCAACTCTCTGCTATTATAAGAAGTAACAGAACCATAACAGTAGCTACCAAACGAGCAGCTAAAACAGTTTTTGCATTAAAGAATTATGCTCGTCAAGACCATTCAGAAGAAAAAACAGAGGTAAACCTAAAACAAACCCTAGAAACAACACTGACACTTTATCGCAATCAAATCAAACAGGGAGTAGATGTAGAAAGAGACTATGATGAGATTTCTAATTTTTTGGGTTATCCAGATGAACTAATGCAAGTCTGGACAAATCTTATTCATAATGGAATCCAAGCCATGAAAGGAAAAGGAAAACTAATTGTTTCTACCCAAAAACAAGAAAATAAAGTGGTTGTTTCTATTCAAGATACAGGAACAGGAATTCCAAAAAATATTCAAGATAAAGTATTTGATGCTTTCTTTACCACCAAACCTATCGGAGAGGGAAGTGGCTTAGGTTTAGATATTACTAAAAAAATTATAGAAAAACACGACGGCAAAATTTGGTTTGAAACCGAAGAAGGAGTTGGAACTACGTTTTTCGTCGAAATCCCTATCAAAATAAATTAA
- the lpxA gene encoding acyl-ACP--UDP-N-acetylglucosamine O-acyltransferase, whose product MKYPNTNIHPDAKIAKNVTIEPFATIYGDVEIGEGTWIAANVVIMDGARIGKNCKIYPGAVISGDPQDLKYKGEKTLTIIGDNTTIREFATINKGTDDKMQTSVGNNVLVMAYVHIAHDCIVGDNCVLVNGVQLAGHVEVEEFAIIGGTSAVLQFVKIGAHAMIAGGSLVRKDVPPYIRAGREPLSYAGINIVGLRRRGFDANKTAELREIYRLIYTAGLNTKEALKQIEALEPSSKEKNQIVEFIQNAKKGIIKSGNEDASIGI is encoded by the coding sequence ATGAAATATCCAAACACTAACATACACCCTGATGCTAAAATTGCAAAAAATGTAACTATCGAACCTTTTGCAACTATTTATGGCGATGTAGAAATAGGAGAAGGAACTTGGATTGCTGCAAATGTAGTCATTATGGATGGTGCAAGAATAGGAAAAAACTGTAAGATTTATCCAGGGGCAGTTATTTCAGGAGACCCTCAAGATTTGAAATATAAAGGTGAAAAAACACTTACTATTATTGGTGATAATACTACAATCAGAGAGTTTGCTACAATAAATAAAGGTACAGATGATAAAATGCAAACGAGTGTTGGGAATAATGTATTAGTAATGGCCTATGTACATATTGCACACGACTGTATTGTTGGAGACAATTGTGTTTTGGTAAATGGAGTTCAACTGGCAGGTCATGTAGAGGTAGAAGAATTTGCAATTATTGGAGGTACAAGTGCTGTTTTGCAGTTTGTAAAGATTGGCGCACATGCCATGATTGCAGGTGGCTCGTTGGTAAGAAAAGATGTTCCTCCTTATATTCGTGCAGGACGTGAGCCTCTTTCTTATGCAGGAATCAATATTGTAGGACTTCGTAGGCGTGGTTTTGATGCTAATAAAACTGCTGAACTTAGAGAAATTTATCGTCTGATTTATACAGCAGGACTAAACACAAAAGAAGCCCTCAAACAAATAGAAGCTTTAGAGCCTTCTTCAAAGGAAAAAAATCAAATTGTAGAGTTTATACAAAATGCAAAAAAAGGAATTATCAAAAGTGGTAATGAAGATGCTAGTATTGGAATTTAA